A genomic segment from Anabas testudineus chromosome 6, fAnaTes1.2, whole genome shotgun sequence encodes:
- the fibina gene encoding fin bud initiation factor, which produces MMDPVPLLLIIVASLPCCSAVYSGPLQPEISNGTFHHFFVPDGDYDATEDPEVCQMLFKFSDVYPCGASDEGDSVVRDDFIITKMQAEDAARLLESIDRTVAHDLDGEDSYGKFLQREISQISEAFSNVDKSLLELEVKFKQSQETELREEQQLNGYVVKQVSDIRGALRETTDISLGLKDRHELLSLIIRSHGTRLSRLKTEYLNVGS; this is translated from the coding sequence ATGATGGATCCCGTCCCACTGCTGCTCATCATAGTCGCTTCTTTGCCATGTTGCTCGGCAGTGTACAGCGGGCCCCTCCAGCCGGAGATCTCCAATGGCACTTTTCATCACTTCTTTGTCCCCGACGGAGATTACGACGCGACTGAGGACCCGGAAGTGTGCCAGATGCTGTTTAAATTCTCGGATGTGTATCCATGCGGGGCCTCTGACGAGGGCGACTCCGTGGTGCGGGACGACTTCATCATCACCAAGATGCAGGCGGAGGACGCGGCGCGGCTGCTGGAGAGCATCGACCGGACGGTAGCGCACGACCTGGACGGAGAGGACAGCTACGGCAAGTTCCTTCAGCGGGAGATCTCCCAGATCAGCGAGGCTTTTTCTAACGTAGACAAATCTCTGCTGGAGCTGGAAGTGAAGTTTAAACAAAGTCAAGAGACGGAGctgagagaggagcagcagctgaacgGCTATGTGGTGAAACAAGTGAGCGACATCCGGGGCGCGCTCAGGGAAACGACGGACATCTCTCTGGGACTTAAAGACAGACACGAGCTGCTGTCGCTCATTATTCGCAGCCATGGGACAAGACTGAGCCGCCTGAAGACTGAGTATCTTAATGTTGGGTCATAG